The following are encoded together in the Poseidonibacter lekithochrous genome:
- a CDS encoding (2Fe-2S)-binding protein gives MAKKFPHSYEVCTCKHVSLGEVIHSIKERDANTLEKIGDLTDAGTCCKCCQDSSCDIGAEKMELYLTQILEKFTKR, from the coding sequence ATGGCTAAAAAGTTTCCTCATTCTTATGAAGTATGTACTTGTAAACACGTATCTTTGGGTGAAGTCATTCATTCTATTAAAGAGCGAGATGCTAATACTTTAGAAAAAATTGGTGATTTAACTGATGCTGGAACTTGTTGCAAATGTTGCCAAGATAGCTCTTGCGATATTGGTGCTGAAAAAATGGAACTCTATTTAACACAAATACTAGAAAAATTTACTAAAAGATAA
- a CDS encoding (2Fe-2S)-binding protein, which produces MLGFEESYEVCNCKRVTIKHIVDAVKNNDAKTLRDIQDITTAGTECRHCIFSEADFGRIKKKIYCKDILNEVKKEITNG; this is translated from the coding sequence GTGTTAGGTTTTGAAGAATCATATGAAGTATGTAACTGTAAAAGAGTTACTATCAAACATATTGTAGATGCTGTTAAAAACAATGATGCCAAAACACTAAGAGATATTCAAGATATCACTACTGCTGGAACCGAATGTCGTCATTGTATTTTTAGTGAAGCTGATTTTGGTAGAATAAAAAAGAAAATATACTGCAAAGATATATTAAATGAAGTTAAAAAAGAGATAACAAATGGCTAA
- a CDS encoding DnaJ domain-containing protein: protein MKILVLLVIGFILFLIARNYKTEKFQNINLKIKEKFEGDLLNHEAGLLVALMAKVAKADGKVCELEAELLKHTLNDISRHFENADEIRDELKILYSKEKESFDNTMEICEKLYSLTKYDYTKRAKIMEYLLNLAFIDKDFSDTERMITEDIAKSLKIKTQDFENLVNTFKAFYAQQAQNNALSLDKAYEILGVNSSDDDGAIKKAYRTLVKKHHPDIIAGSGAAQNIIDEATTKLQEINEAYELIKKHRA from the coding sequence ATGAAAATATTAGTTTTACTAGTGATTGGATTTATTTTATTTCTAATTGCAAGAAATTATAAGACAGAGAAGTTCCAAAACATTAACTTGAAAATCAAAGAGAAATTTGAGGGTGATTTACTAAATCATGAAGCAGGTTTATTAGTAGCATTAATGGCTAAAGTAGCCAAAGCAGACGGGAAAGTATGTGAATTAGAAGCTGAGTTATTAAAACATACTCTTAACGATATTTCAAGACATTTTGAAAATGCTGATGAAATTAGAGATGAGTTAAAGATACTTTATTCAAAAGAAAAAGAGAGTTTTGATAACACAATGGAAATTTGTGAAAAACTATACAGTTTGACAAAATATGACTATACGAAACGTGCTAAAATTATGGAGTATTTACTAAATTTAGCATTTATTGACAAAGATTTCTCAGATACTGAGAGAATGATTACTGAAGATATTGCTAAATCTCTTAAAATAAAAACTCAAGATTTTGAGAATTTAGTTAATACATTTAAAGCATTTTATGCGCAACAAGCGCAAAATAATGCTCTTAGTCTAGATAAAGCTTATGAAATTTTAGGTGTTAATTCTTCTGATGATGATGGTGCAATTAAAAAAGCATATAGAACACTTGTTAAAAAACACCATCCGGATATTATTGCAGGTTCTGGTGCAGCTCAAAATATTATTGATGAAGCTACTACGAAACTTCAAGAAATCAATGAAGCTTATGAACTTATCAAAAAACATAGAGCTTAA
- the tatB gene encoding Sec-independent protein translocase protein TatB codes for MFGMGFMEILLIAVIAIIALGPDKLPTAMVEIAKFIRKFKSGVEDAKSTFDNELNIKEMKEEANKFKAQIEDAKSTVSMDSKVDLGLDDIMNDDLTSDKEEKPKEEKVSFKKKKKKETKKTKTVEETNEEVVENAANKFKVNFDEKKEDNA; via the coding sequence ATGTTTGGAATGGGCTTTATGGAAATCCTATTAATTGCAGTAATTGCAATTATCGCATTAGGACCGGATAAACTACCTACGGCAATGGTTGAAATTGCAAAGTTTATACGAAAATTCAAGTCAGGTGTTGAAGATGCAAAATCTACTTTTGATAATGAATTAAATATCAAAGAGATGAAAGAAGAAGCAAATAAATTTAAAGCACAGATTGAAGATGCTAAATCTACTGTTTCTATGGATTCTAAAGTTGATTTAGGATTAGATGACATTATGAATGACGACTTAACTTCTGATAAAGAAGAAAAGCCAAAAGAAGAGAAAGTTTCTTTTAAAAAGAAAAAGAAAAAAGAAACTAAAAAAACTAAGACTGTAGAAGAGACAAACGAAGAAGTTGTTGAAAATGCAGCAAATAAATTTAAAGTTAATTTTGATGAAAAAAAAGAGGATAATGCGTAA
- the tatC gene encoding twin-arginine translocase subunit TatC, with the protein MLEDLKPHIADLRKRLMVSAGMLIAMFFVCFFFYEPILGWMMVPVEAVLPPNSQMVAIEIQETFFTALKVAFFSGFILSLPVIFWQMWLFLAPGLYEHEKKLVFPFVFFATLMFLVGSAFAYYIVVPLGFEFLINFGSAVVTVLPSIGKYVGFFTKLLFGFGVAFELPVITFFLAQIGLVDDRMLKDFFKYAVVIIFIAASLLTPPDVLTQFLMAGPLIILYIVSIYIAKVFNPADKAEDEDED; encoded by the coding sequence ATGCTTGAAGATTTAAAACCTCACATAGCTGATTTACGAAAGAGATTAATGGTTTCAGCAGGAATGCTGATTGCAATGTTTTTTGTATGTTTTTTCTTTTATGAACCAATTTTAGGTTGGATGATGGTTCCAGTGGAAGCTGTACTTCCGCCAAACTCTCAAATGGTTGCAATTGAAATACAAGAGACATTCTTCACAGCACTTAAAGTTGCATTCTTTTCTGGTTTTATTTTATCATTACCAGTAATTTTCTGGCAAATGTGGCTATTTTTGGCACCAGGATTATATGAACATGAAAAGAAATTAGTATTTCCTTTTGTATTCTTTGCAACATTAATGTTCCTTGTTGGTTCTGCTTTTGCTTATTATATTGTTGTACCTTTAGGATTTGAGTTCTTAATTAACTTTGGTTCTGCTGTTGTTACAGTATTACCAAGTATTGGTAAATATGTTGGATTCTTCACAAAACTATTATTTGGTTTTGGTGTAGCATTTGAATTACCAGTAATTACGTTCTTCCTTGCACAAATTGGTTTAGTTGATGATAGGATGTTAAAAGACTTCTTTAAATATGCAGTTGTAATTATTTTTATCGCAGCTTCATTATTAACACCACCAGATGTACTAACACAATTTTTAATGGCTGGTCCATTAATCATACTTTATATTGTATCTATATACATTGCAAAAGTATTTAACCCAGCTGATAAAGCTGAAGATGAAGACGAGGACTAA
- the queA gene encoding tRNA preQ1(34) S-adenosylmethionine ribosyltransferase-isomerase QueA — MLDPLKTSSYDYDLPNELIATHPVSPADAARLLVYDRKTQTITHTTFKSLMDYLPENLSVFLNDTKVIKARIFGKKESGGKIELLLNKPLFMDRYLVMTRGRVKLGTEIFFDKGLTAEVLELNEDGSRVVKFFKDGKKIEFLELVEILNEIGHLPLPPYMNREDDKQDEEDYQTLFAKNYGAVAAPTASLHFTPELLDNIKNKFDVNYLTLHVGAGTFKPVDADDILDHPMHSEYFEIGREAKESLDKAQKVLAVGTTVTRTVEYYSRTNMIQGECDLFLNPSNKPIKVDCLLTNFHLPKSTLIMLIASFVGLEKTLEIYNEAIKEKYRFYSYGDGMLII, encoded by the coding sequence ATGCTTGATCCTTTAAAAACATCAAGCTATGATTACGATTTACCAAACGAACTCATAGCAACTCATCCAGTAAGCCCAGCAGATGCTGCTAGGCTTTTGGTTTATGACAGAAAAACACAAACAATCACTCATACTACTTTCAAATCTTTAATGGATTATCTTCCAGAGAATTTATCTGTTTTCCTAAACGATACAAAAGTAATCAAAGCTAGAATCTTTGGAAAAAAAGAATCAGGTGGAAAAATAGAATTACTTTTAAATAAACCATTATTTATGGATAGATATTTAGTAATGACTAGAGGTAGAGTAAAACTAGGAACTGAAATATTCTTCGACAAAGGTCTAACAGCTGAAGTATTAGAACTAAATGAAGATGGTAGTAGAGTTGTAAAATTCTTCAAAGATGGCAAAAAAATAGAATTTTTAGAGCTAGTAGAAATTCTAAATGAAATTGGTCATTTACCTCTTCCTCCTTATATGAATAGAGAAGATGATAAACAAGATGAAGAAGATTACCAAACTTTGTTTGCTAAAAACTATGGAGCAGTAGCAGCTCCAACTGCATCTTTACACTTCACACCTGAATTATTAGATAATATCAAAAATAAATTTGATGTTAATTATCTAACTCTTCATGTGGGAGCTGGTACATTCAAACCAGTAGATGCTGATGATATTTTAGATCACCCAATGCATAGTGAATACTTTGAAATTGGAAGAGAAGCAAAAGAATCACTAGATAAAGCACAAAAAGTTTTAGCAGTTGGTACTACAGTTACTAGAACAGTTGAGTATTATTCAAGAACAAATATGATTCAAGGGGAATGTGATTTATTCTTGAACCCATCGAATAAACCAATTAAAGTTGACTGTTTACTTACAAACTTTCACTTGCCAAAATCTACATTAATTATGCTTATTGCATCTTTTGTAGGATTAGAAAAAACATTAGAAATATATAACGAAGCCATTAAAGAGAAATATAGATTTTATTCTTATGGTGACGGTATGTTAATTATATAA
- a CDS encoding exonuclease domain-containing protein yields the protein MQHYVLFDTETTGNQEDDRVIQFGAMIVDQKGKVEAYDEFCHSDVAIKIEAMEVHNITPDLIVGKPKAVETTFYKRLEELNTPENFLIAHNISFDMGMIQKEGFVNNFQLIDTLRCAKHLYSEMPYHRLQYLRYALELYKTEQAEANKHGITIKAHDAIGDVLVMKLFLTKLVGKCREVYPDYNPMEKLVELTKTPVFIKTFKFGKHKGKEVAEVAKNDSGYLNWMRSNMDLDEDLKYTLDKVLGSNDSY from the coding sequence ATGCAACATTATGTGTTATTTGATACAGAAACAACAGGAAATCAAGAAGACGATAGAGTTATTCAATTTGGAGCTATGATTGTAGATCAAAAAGGTAAAGTTGAAGCTTATGATGAATTTTGTCATAGTGATGTAGCAATCAAAATTGAAGCTATGGAAGTACATAACATTACTCCTGATTTAATTGTTGGTAAACCAAAAGCAGTTGAAACTACATTTTACAAAAGATTAGAAGAGTTAAACACTCCTGAGAACTTCTTAATTGCTCATAATATTTCATTTGATATGGGAATGATTCAAAAAGAAGGATTTGTAAATAACTTCCAACTTATTGATACTTTAAGATGTGCTAAACATTTATATTCAGAAATGCCTTATCATAGATTACAATACCTAAGATATGCACTAGAATTATATAAAACAGAACAAGCAGAAGCTAATAAACATGGAATTACTATTAAAGCCCATGATGCAATTGGTGATGTTCTTGTAATGAAATTATTCTTAACTAAATTAGTTGGTAAATGTAGAGAGGTTTATCCTGACTATAATCCAATGGAAAAATTAGTTGAGCTTACTAAAACTCCTGTTTTTATCAAAACTTTTAAATTTGGTAAACACAAAGGTAAAGAAGTAGCAGAAGTTGCTAAAAATGATTCAGGATACTTAAACTGGATGAGATCTAATATGGATTTAGATGAAGATTTAAAATATACTTTAGACAAAGTATTAGGTAGTAACGACTCTTATTAA
- a CDS encoding cache domain-containing protein: MLSKISKVGVSLVLGMSLSYAATVDEVKSFVNEGVELCKQQGTEACLKEFNDPKGKFIRGELYMFAYDFNGVNKALGSNSKIVGKNLYKLKDASGLMLIQELINIAQTKGEGWLDYKWSHPIKKKITPKTSFIKRIDGDMFIGTGYYK; this comes from the coding sequence ATGTTATCAAAAATTTCAAAAGTTGGTGTTTCTTTAGTTTTAGGAATGTCTTTATCTTATGCAGCTACAGTAGATGAAGTAAAATCATTTGTAAATGAAGGTGTTGAACTTTGTAAACAACAAGGTACTGAAGCCTGTTTAAAAGAGTTCAATGATCCTAAAGGTAAATTCATCAGAGGTGAATTATATATGTTTGCATATGACTTTAATGGTGTAAATAAAGCTCTTGGTTCAAACTCTAAAATTGTTGGGAAAAATCTTTACAAATTAAAAGATGCAAGTGGACTAATGTTAATTCAAGAACTAATTAATATTGCACAAACAAAAGGAGAAGGTTGGTTAGATTATAAATGGTCGCATCCAATTAAAAAGAAAATCACTCCTAAAACTTCATTCATTAAAAGAATTGATGGTGATATGTTTATTGGTACAGGTTACTATAAATAG
- a CDS encoding CDP-glycerol glycerophosphotransferase family protein: MNHKNCEVIVYFSGGINSYYQIKQWQRPFEELDKKHKVLYIITDYEVYKQYLKDQSIEVVYLESFSDLIEFYDENEFAVLLYINNSLKNFQSVRYSRGYHVHLNHGESEKESMRSNQSQAYDYVFTVGQRGTDRYEEYLLNFNPNKFIQVGRPQLDFINQMQLEKRDGQNVILYAPTWEATHPSMNYTSVPKYGVELVEKILANENNILIYKPHSAIGVRDEDAKIADMEIKRKVDESSNAYYMEEENINDVFTLVDFAFFDNTSVMIDYLHTNKPAAYIEILEDQSINELTKAFVTINKDNFDNVIEILDDELKNDTNKKQRIKVKEYYLGSYTQGESSQRFINKISEYIIQREQRVVKLKK; the protein is encoded by the coding sequence TTGAATCATAAAAACTGCGAAGTAATAGTATATTTTTCTGGTGGTATTAACTCATACTATCAGATAAAACAATGGCAAAGACCATTTGAGGAATTAGATAAGAAACATAAGGTTTTATATATTATAACTGATTATGAGGTTTATAAACAATATTTAAAAGATCAATCTATTGAAGTTGTTTATCTTGAATCATTTAGTGATTTAATAGAATTTTATGATGAAAATGAATTTGCAGTTTTATTATATATTAATAACTCTCTTAAAAATTTCCAATCAGTAAGATATAGTAGAGGTTATCATGTTCATTTAAATCATGGTGAGAGTGAAAAGGAATCAATGCGATCTAATCAATCTCAAGCCTATGATTATGTATTTACAGTAGGTCAAAGAGGGACAGATAGATATGAAGAGTATTTATTAAATTTTAATCCTAATAAATTCATACAAGTAGGGCGACCACAGCTTGATTTTATTAATCAAATGCAATTAGAAAAAAGAGATGGTCAAAATGTAATTTTGTATGCTCCTACTTGGGAGGCTACTCATCCTAGTATGAATTATACTTCTGTTCCAAAATATGGTGTTGAACTTGTAGAGAAAATTTTAGCTAATGAGAATAATATCTTAATTTACAAACCTCATTCCGCTATTGGCGTTAGAGATGAAGATGCTAAGATAGCTGATATGGAAATAAAAAGAAAAGTTGATGAATCATCAAATGCTTATTATATGGAAGAAGAGAATATTAATGATGTATTTACATTAGTTGATTTTGCATTCTTTGATAATACTTCTGTAATGATTGACTATTTGCATACTAATAAACCAGCTGCTTATATTGAGATTTTAGAAGACCAAAGTATAAATGAACTTACTAAAGCTTTCGTAACTATAAATAAAGATAATTTTGATAATGTTATTGAAATATTAGATGATGAATTAAAAAATGATACAAATAAAAAACAAAGAATAAAAGTAAAAGAGTATTATTTAGGTTCATATACTCAAGGGGAAAGTAGTCAAAGATTTATAAATAAAATCTCTGAATATATAATCCAAAGAGAACAAAGAGTAGTAAAACTAAAAAAATAG